GGCTGTTTTATTTACACTAATATATGGATTATATTAACTAAGGAAAAAGATTACAAACTGAGCATTCAGACGTAGAACAATTGCCCCACCTTTTATGTAATAAAAATGTAGAAACACATCAAAGCCCTTCAAATAATCCTTTTTAATTTAACCTTCTACCGCTTGCTTCTTTGTCGCATCGCCGGGGCAAAGAATGAAGACGAGAAAAGTGGCAGATGTGTTGCCCACACAAGAGCATATGCCTAAGGAAGACACGAACCCACTAGCTTCTTGATGCAGCCGACCAGTCCGACGAGAGGGGGTTTAAGCAAGGGCGCATTATTTGACACAATGTCTTCATTGCCATCTGAATGGTGCCATCGTGACCAAATCCTAACTATATGTTGAACACTCATAACTGGCGTTTCCCCGCATAACCCTCCGCCGAAGCAATGGGCGGGAGGGGAGGGAAACCCATGCATGGGAGGTGAAGATCTGGAGAAAGGAGGGATCCCAAAAGACGGTGATCATGTCTTTGTTTGTTAGAGACTTATCTTGAGGCATTTGGCTGTTAGACTAGCATTGCGGTCGTTGCTGGGCCATTTCAGCAATAAATCCCAATCAACTGTCCTATCACCATCTGATTTGCATGCACATTAATTTCAGGCATATCGATAGTGATCAAACTGCATGCACTCAGAATTCTTTCCCTTGGACTCATGATCTTATTCGCCTCCATAAACCATATACGAAGTATGTTCATCGTCATATCAGACCCTCAGGGGTTGGCCACGTCATTGCTCACGACGCTTAATAGTTTGAAATTGACATGTCGGTGACGTGCTTTAATTGTCACAAGTTAATTAAGTTAGAAGGAATCAATACCAGCCAATCCTGCAACAAATCACGTGATTTGTTGATTAGAAAATTCATTCAACGCAAGATTCCTCTATAGGAACCTTTAATTTCACGTCCGTGAATCTCCTACAATATTGCCAAGAGTTTTTAGCTCAAAGTTCGTACGTTGTATATGCAGGGTGCATTTCGAGTTGGTGAATATTTGTGTGTAGATCGATGCGTAGAACGTGATGCATCCATTGGTGAATATTCGTTCGTACGTTGTACATATCTTGTTTATTTATTCTTACTAGCAAAAAGGCTCGTgcattgcaatgggagaaaaaaatGACCCTCTCGTATCTCTAGCTGAATCAGTTGGACAGATTGTGCGTGACCGGCAGGCAGGTTATGAGATCAAAcccttccatcggtaattttattTCTTGACAGCTCTTCAGGCCTGGGCCACAATGCACTGCCAGGTGGGCTTTCTCTGTTGGGCCAAAACAGGTGGCAAGTAACGAAACTAAGTAGCATATATGAAATTAATTGAAGCGGGACCAAATGAAGTAGGATGAAACTAAAAATATCACCtctctttaatagtaggtataaatTTAGCTCCAATTGCAGTGCGAATCTTCTGTTTACCGAATAGTTAAAGTTAAGCCATGGCTGGCAAATGTGTAACATGTGTTAACAATTACTCCAATAGTCTATATAAACCAGGTTATTTCCTCCGGCAATACACACTTAAGCTGTGTTACATTGTTGTAGATTGCAACAAGCTAGTTGTGACCGGAGGTATTGTTGTTCCAAGATCCGGCTCTGGTCTCTCTCCAATTGATTGAAGGTAATACTGTTTCCCAGTTCATCGTGCATGATCTTCGAGCTTTTAATTCCTATATTTGTCCCTTGTATGAGCTAGATGTGAAAATCCATGAGCTTTAATGTTCCCACGCGTATTTCTTTGCTGAGGGAGTACAAATCTTACTTAATCAACTGAGCAGATTTCTAACCTGCTGAGCTTGCAACGTAATACGTGATTCTATTAAGAATTTCGTCCCGTTTTTTATCAGAAACAGGGAGGGACCCATTTCTATTGAACCGGGTATTTCAGATTCTATGGGAAGCATAGGGACAGTTCAGATGACGGTGCAGGAGCTTGCTGGCGCCCTCGGCACGCCCGACGTGCCAGCCCAGTACATCGTGCGCGCGCACCAGGACCAACAGCTCGCCGCGGCGGTCGTTGCACCGGTCCCTGTCATTGACCTCGGCCGCCTTTTGAAGCACGGCGACGGCACCTCAAACGAGGCGGCGAAGCTCCGGTCAGCCATCGAGTCCTGGGGCCTCTTTATGGTAAGTGACAACCCTATGAGCTGCAGCTGCGTACTACCCCACTAttttggagcaagaccaagcaggaATATCCATGTCCTTTTGCATGTATCTTCTTGCAGGTCAGTAACCATGGTGTAGACGCCGTAATGGACGACATGATGGCCGCGTCGAGGGAGTTTTTCTGGCAGCCGCTCGAAGAGAAGCGGAGATACACCAACCTGATCAGCGGCGAGCGGTTCCAGTTCGAGGGGTACGGGAATGACCGGGTGAGCTCGCCGGACCAAATCCTTGATTGGACTGACCGCCTCtaccttttttttttgaaacggaggcaaaagctttgcctcatccattaaataagagagaaaagagtTTGTTACAAGTCACCCAATTACACGGCATGCGGATTATTGTCGCAAAATTAAAGACCCTAGCTTTTTTGCACCGGCGACGATCCAAAGGTTGGCCTCAGTAGAGATGGAGGAGAGCAAGATTGTCGGTGGAGCACTCTTGTGTTTGAAAACTCTTGCGTTACGCTCGTTCCAAATTGTCCATGACACGAGCATGGTGAGGGATGCCTTGGCTTGTCGGTTTGGCGTGCCGTCGACGCAAGTACTCGCCCACCAATCTTTAACCGAGTCAAAGAAGGCCAAGCGAAAGTGTCTAGCCCGAGAATGAGGAATTTCTCGATGACCAATGACCAAAGCCTTCGAGTATAGCGGCATTTGTAGAAGAGGTGAAGTCTGCATTCTTGCACCCTCTTGCAAAAAGGGCAAAGATCACAATTTGGCCACCCACGCTTTGCCAACCTATCGGCGGTCCAAATTCTATCTTGGAGCGCCAACCAAGCAAAGAATTTGATTTTTGAAGGTGCCCAAGCCTTCCAAACCATCTTATCCATGGGTGAGAGGACCATCCCTAGGTATTGCGCCTTGTATGCGGAGGCCGCCGAGTATTGCCCACTTGTCGTATGTTTCCAAAGAATGTCGTCCTCGGTGAGATCGTCGAGATGGACCTCAAGGAGGAGCATCCAAAGAGCGAAGAACTGTGTGACGTGCTCAACAGAAACAACGGTGGGGGGTTTGATCTTGAGGATCCACGCATTGTGCTTGAGCGCCTCCCGCACCTTCCAATTTTTTCTCTTGGAGGCCTCATAGATGAGCGGAGCAATGTCCTTAGGCTTGCGCTAAGGAGCCAAGGAGAGTCCCAGAAGGGGGTCTTCGCGCCGTTACTAACGATGATGGTGGTGGAAGCATAGAAAAAATTGAGGTCCTCCTCGTCGCATGGGTTTCCCATCCCCACCCACATCTTGGTGGCATCCTTCCATTCATACCACGGCCACCGCAACCTGAGAGCCCGAGTGAACTTGTCGGTGTTGAGAACCCCAAGCCCCCCATACTCAAGAGGCCGGCAAATAATCTCCCAATTCCCCTTGCATTTTGCCCCCGTCGTCTTGTCCGAATCAGACCATAAGAAAGCTCTCTCGATCTTGTTCACATTGAGAAGGATGGTTGGTGGAATGACCAGCGGGGTGGCGGGGTAGACCACTTGGGATGTGATCATGGACTTGACAAGGGTCGTTCGCCCGATGGTGGTGATGTTTTGACCATCATAAGTTGATAACTTGCTCGCAACTTTGTCCACGAGAAATTGGAGGTCCATCAACTTGAGCTTCCAAACGGAGAGGGGCAGCCCCAAGTATCGCAAGGGGAACAAAGCCCGTGTTGCCGGCAAACTTTGGGTTAGGCGGCCCAAATCAAGATGGTTGCAGCGAATGGGCACCATAGAACTCTTCTGGAAATTGGTGCAATGGCCCGTAACCTCTCCGAAACCCCTCAAAATGCTTGCAAGGTTGTCCACGTCCTTTTTGACCGGGGCCAAGAAGACGGCTGTGTCATCCACGTACAGAGAGGTCCTCATCACGGCTCCCCTACCCCGGATTTTATGGAGGAGCCCCTTTCTCGTAGCTACATCTAGAATTCTTTGGAGCGGATCAATGGCGATGATGAAGAGAAACGGTGATATGGGATCTCCCTGCCGAAGACCTTTCCCATGCTTGATGGGACACCCGGCAATACCATTGAGAACGATCCTCGAGGATGAAGAGCTAAGGAGGGCCGCGATCCAGTCCCGGAATTTACTTGGGAAGCCTCGCCGTTGGAGAAGATCAAGCAAATACTCCAACTTAACAGAGTCGAAGGCCTTGCGAATATCAAGCTTGAAAAGGAGGGAAGGTGTCCTCCTCTTGTGGAGGCGCCGAGCGAGATTGCGAACATACAAAAAGTTGTCGTGGATACTTCTTGTTTTGATGAAGGCACTTTGGGCGTTGGAGACGAGGTTTGTCATGTGTGGGCCGAGCCTCATGGAGAGCACATTCGCGATAATTTTCGTGATTGCGTGGATGAGACTGATGGGCCTATAATCGGCGATCCCCTCCGCCCCTTCCTTCTTATTCAGGAGCACCACGTTTGCAAAGTTTAGCCACTGGAGGTTTGCAGTGTGTAGGGAGTCAAAGCGCGTGATAACCCTCATGAGGTCGTGCTTGATAATGTCCCAACACTTCTTGAAGAAGAGGCCCGTGAAACCATCCGGCCCCGGAGCCTTGTCACTTGGCATTGTCGTTGATCGCTTCGAGAACTTCACTCTCAGACATAGGGGAGTCAAGGCCAGGCAGATCGAGAGGTTCGAAATTTAGCTCCTCCCAATTGAAATCTTTGCGGCTTTGAGGGCCTCTGCTCATGACATTTGAAAAGTGGTCTTGGATTAGCTTCTCTTTGGCGTCGTGCTCGGTGACCCAACCAAGCTTGTTCTTGATTCTATGTATATGGTTTTTTCTTCTCCTTGCATTAACACGGCGGTGGAAGAACTTGGTATTGGCGTCCCCTTCTTTGAGATTGAAAATTCTTGCACATTGTTTCTTGCGAGATCTTTCGAGCGCACCCAAGGCGATGACCCTTCTCTTGAGCCTGGCTCGGAGCTCAAGTTCTTCGATGGAGAGAAGCCTATCCTCTTGGGCAATGTCGAGGCGTAGAATCACCAAAAGCGCTGCCTGAAGGTGAATTTTAGCCTTTGAGAAAAGGCCCCTACTCCACTCGGAGAGGCGGAGCCCCGTCTTCTTGAGCTTGTGATGTAGGATTTGGTATGGCTCAGTGTGTTCTACCCTCTCGTTCCACGCCTTTTGGACCACCGCATTGAAACCGGGCATGGATGCCCAAAATTTTTCAAATTTAAAGACCCGAGGTCTTCTTGGTCCCTTGTTGTCGGCAAGAAGTAGCGGACAGTGGTCGGAGAGGGAGGAGGAAAGCGCATTAAGGACATGGGTGTTGAAGGTTGTGTCCCACCCGGCATTGCAAAAGAACGAGTCTAGTTTGCACAAGGTAGGGTTTGCCCTCTCATTGCTCCACGTAAATCTCCGGTTTTGGAGGTGAATTTCTTTGAGCTCACAGCTCTGAAGTGTTGCCCTGAAACGATTGATCCTACTGCGGTTAACATTCCTCTTGTTTTTATCTCTAGCCCGGTATATTTGGTTGAAATCTCCGGTGGCAAGCCACGCCGTCCCAGGTGGCGGCTTCTCTGCCAGTAGCTCGGCAAAGAAAGCATCTTTGCAGGAGTAATCCGTGGGGCCATAGACGGAAGTGATCTTGAAGAGGACGTCGGTCCCTCTCACCCGGACCATGGCAGAAAGGCAGTACGTAGTGAAGTTAATGCAGGAAAGATCAACAAGCAGATCATCCCAAAGCATCAAGATGCCACCCCTGGTACCAGTTGCTGGCCTCTGCGCGAAGCTATGCAGCCTATGCCCGCCCAGGAAGGTTGCCGTGAACTGATCGACATGCTGGAGCTTTATCTCTTGGAGGCAAACGGCATGACAGGACGAGGAGGCGATCGTGGCATTGACAGTGGAGCGTCGATCCGGGCAGTTGAGACCCCTCACGTTCCAGCTCAGGAAATTGATCGGTTGTTCTATCATATTAAAACCAGGAGCACCTTGTAGCCTGGCCACATGGCGGAGGTGGCCGAAGCAGCAGCAACAGGGGCATGAACATGTTTGGGACGCACAGAGAACAGCCAAGGTTTGAAAGTTGCACATACAGCAGAACATTGCCATCCAGAGGAAACAGAACGTAGCCCACTAAGGATACATGGCCACAGGCCAACATACAGACTACTCCAAACACACAGAGCGCCCTTACACATGGACCAAACACCTAGCAGCTCATGATTTTGTACTAACATATTGAGACTAAGAAACCCCAGCTGGACAGAGCCAACGAGCAGTCAGGTGGCCGCCTGCTGAGCCGCGGTGCCGGCATCGCTCGTCTCCAGATCGAGAGCACCTCCCCCTCCATGCGCAATGAGGGCCTCCTCAACATCCGTCGCGCTGTCGTTGTCGAGTTTAAACAGCCCTCGCATGGCCACGATCACGTCAGGCGGCAGCTGCTCCTTGAATCGCTCCGCGAAGGCATCCATCGCGGCGTTAGTGACGTCTTCCCCATCCTTTGACAATGCCTAAGGTGTGGCACACTAGCATCTCAGCCGCCCTGGCCGCCGGAGGCGCCTTTGGGCGGCCTGCAGCCCGCGGTTTGCTGATGGAGAAGCCTCCACCGGTCTTGGAGATGTTGATCCCAGCCATTGTTTTCCGACGAGCCACTGGCGCCCTGACAGTTTTTGGGGTAGGGGAGGGCAGGATGGCGTCTTGGCGCTCTTGGAAAAGTGGTGCGAGGCACTGCAAGCCCACCGCACCACCAGCAGCAACGGCAGCCCTGCGCAGCCGCACCGGCGATGGTGTGCGCCGCAACGGACCACTGGACATCAGGGGAGGCGTCGGACCCGCCGGGCTCCAGCCGTGCCCATCAGTGGCCAAAGGAGGGGCAAGCACAGGCAGCGATTCGACGGCGCGTGCCGCGTCCCCACTTGCAGAGCCAGAGCCCAGGAGCACCGCGGCATGCCCCACGGCCGGGGCAGGCTCGGCAGAGCGGTGACGGGACACCACAACCATATCAGCAGCAGGGTAGCAGTCATCCTCAGCTGCAACGCTGCATGGTGTGCGGCAAGCGTCGGTGATCAAGGGTGGAGTCTGCGTAGCGGAGCTCATCAAGGGAGAGGCCTCAAATCCTGGAGGGCGCGATGCAGATGAAGACGACGAGGGGAGCACGGGCCTAGCCGGAGAGCAAATGCAGAGAGCTTCATTCGCAGTAGAATCAGCCACCAACACGGTCGACTGAGGCGCTTGCTTGGGCGGGGAAGAATCACGAGAGACTGTATGATCGGCAACAACATTGTCCACAAACTGACGGACCACCCTGACATCCGCGATGCTCGCGCCTATCACAGACGCAAGGGCCATTGCCACGGCCTTGCAAGAAGCATCGGATTGCGCCCCCGCGAGCCAAACAGTCGCCGCGTGACCTGAGCAGAGAGGTGCTTGCTTCAACGCATCCGGAGCAGTGGAACCTCCCACCCGTAGAGCAGCGTCACCGAGCTGCGGCCATGCCGACGAGGGCGGCGTCTGGGCTTGCGGAGGAGCAGGCCAACCACGAGCCGGTGGCCGGAGAGCGAGGGGAGCCACGGGTGGTGATGTCGCAGGCCGCCGCAGGGTCTTCAAGTCGCTGAGCGGACGCAATGCGTTGGTGCATCCTCGAGCACGATGACCTGGCCAGAGGCAGCGGGAGCACCTGAAGGGATCCCAACAGACCACAGCACGATGACCCGGAAATAGGCAGCGGCAGCATCTTCCGTGCATCCAGGCAGGAAGGGGACGCCGAGCAGGGGCCGGGGCAGGAGGCGCGGGCCACGCCGGGAGCACACGAGTTGCCATCCCTCGCCGGTCGCATCAGCATCACGCCTCGCATCCGCCGAGGAGCCgctgcaggaggaggacgaggcgccaTGGCCGCGAGATGGCGGGACGATGATGATGGAAGCCAGCCGCGGCTGGGCTCCCTGGAGCTCGAGCAGCGTCTCCGGCACCAGCACCTCCGGTGCATCCCCTGGGATCTGGCCTTGGGGCGGAGACGAACGGACGAACGACCTGGATCTGGCGCCCTCCTGACCCGGCAGCGAAGACACGCTTGCAGAAACAACCTGAGGGATGAAATCCAGCGGCAGGCAAGCcggaggaggtggaagcaggcaAGGGCGCGGGGGGCTGGTGGTGGCCGGCGTCGGGATGGGATGGTGGGACCGCCTCTACCTCAAGGTGGAGCCAGAGGACGAGCGGCACGTCGCCCTCTGGCCAGCCCAGCCCAAAACCTTTAGGTGATCGACCCCACAGAGCAATGTCTTCACCAATTTCCTGGCTCGAGAGAGCATTTGTTGACGAATCATGTCATCATGAGAAATATATTATTGTTGCAGGGATGCTCTGCACGAGTTTACGAAGAAATGTGGGGGAGTGAAGGACGATCTGCTCAGGGCAATGGCGAAGCTGCTGGAACTTAACGACGATGATTACTTTGTGAAACACTTTGGAGAGAGGCCTCTTACTAACGCGAGGTGCAGCTACTACCCGGAGTGTCCAAGGCCGGAGCTCGTGTTTGGCCTTAAGCCCCACTCCGATGGAACTGTTGTTACAGTCCTCATGGTCGATGACAGGATTGGTGGCCTTCAAGTTCTCAAAGATGGGGTCTGGTGGGATGTACCGATCGTACCTCACACATTACTCCTGATTATAGGAGATCAAACTGAGGTACGCTTGTGAAATCAAATCTATATCCTGAAAATGTATTGTTTTGTAAAATAATTATTTATTTCCACCTTAATTGGCAATGTAGATAGTTTTTGAGTACTAGTCAAAGTTACAAAGTTTACTACATCTAGGACCGATATATATTCATGAACGGAGGTGGTACGTATAAACTAGTGCATAGGCTGATCAGGTAAAGACATTATGGTTTGCTTTTCCATGAAAAATGATTTCAAAGTATAACACAATTATAAGCATATTCTACCACATCCATATGAAACATGATAGTCCAAGTTACATGGAGGGAATCTCGAAACTTCAAATCTTCAACACTGAGTTTTCTCCAAAATATATAACCTCCCAGGCTGATGAAGGTTAAGCTTTTTGTGACATAGATAATGAGCAATGGGATCTTAAAAAGCCCTGTGCATAGGGTCGTGACAAACACAAAGAAAGAGAGACTATCGGTGGCACTAGACTACTCTGTTGATCCTAAGAAAGAAATCGAGCCATCGGCTCAGTTGATCAATGAAAAGAGGTCGGCGTTGTACACAAAAGTGAAGATCAAGGACTACTTTGCTAGAAATTACAATGATTTTACTCAAGGCAAAATGGCTATCGATACAGTGAAGGTCTAACTAAGTCTGCTATCATTGCTTGCATTCAATAAAATGTGGCGATTTTGCGACACAGGTTTTCATCATCTATTCATGTATCATCGCATCCCTAAGTGTATTCACTCTCTTTCTCAATAACACATGTTTCAGTTTTTGGCATGGTTTACATGCTAATAAAAAAAGAGTTATGATGATTGTATATTTGTACCATGAAAAGGTATGT
This DNA window, taken from Triticum aestivum cultivar Chinese Spring chromosome 1D, IWGSC CS RefSeq v2.1, whole genome shotgun sequence, encodes the following:
- the LOC123172235 gene encoding protein SRG1-like: MGSIGTVQMTVQELAGALGTPDVPAQYIVRAHQDQQLAAAVVAPVPVIDLGRLLKHGDGTSNEAAKLRSAIESWGLFMVSNHGVDAVMDDMMAASREFFWQPLEEKRRYTNLISGERFQFEGYGNDRVSSPDQILDWTDRLYLKVEPEDERHVALWPAQPKTFRDALHEFTKKCGGVKDDLLRAMAKLLELNDDDYFVKHFGERPLTNARCSYYPECPRPELVFGLKPHSDGTVVTVLMVDDRIGGLQVLKDGVWWDVPIVPHTLLLIIGDQTEIMSNGILKSPVHRVVTNTKKERLSVALDYSVDPKKEIEPSAQLINEKRSALYTKVKIKDYFARNYNDFTQGKMAIDTVKV